Proteins encoded together in one Chryseobacterium sp. G0201 window:
- a CDS encoding DNA-directed RNA polymerase subunit alpha: MAILQFIKPDKVILLNSDEFKGQFEFRPLEPGFGLTIGNALRRVLLSSLEGYAISSIKIEGVEHEFSTIPGVIEDVTEIILNLKQVRLKATAENQTNEQVVAKVSGQTIITAGDLGKSINGFEILNPDLLICNLNSDVTFEITFNVEKGRGYVPSEQNKTNNAPVGTIAIDSIFTPIKKVQYSIENYRVEQKTDYEKLVLDIETDGSISPQNALTEASKILIYHFMLFSDERITLETEAVKASIQYDEETLHTRQLLKSKLADMDLSVRALNCLKAAEVETLGELVSYSKSDLMKFRNFGKKSLTELEELVHSKGLNFGFDVAKYKLDADK, from the coding sequence ATGGCAATTTTACAATTCATAAAACCCGATAAAGTAATTTTACTTAACTCTGATGAATTTAAAGGTCAATTCGAATTCAGACCTCTAGAACCAGGTTTCGGGCTTACAATCGGTAATGCTTTGAGAAGAGTGTTGCTTTCTTCTCTGGAAGGATACGCTATTTCATCTATCAAAATAGAAGGTGTAGAGCACGAATTTTCAACTATTCCAGGAGTAATCGAAGACGTAACCGAAATTATTCTTAACCTTAAGCAGGTAAGACTAAAAGCTACGGCAGAAAACCAGACGAATGAGCAGGTTGTTGCTAAAGTTTCGGGACAGACGATTATTACTGCTGGAGATTTAGGTAAATCTATCAATGGATTCGAGATTTTAAATCCGGATTTGTTAATCTGTAACCTAAACAGTGATGTAACTTTCGAAATCACCTTCAATGTAGAGAAAGGTAGAGGGTATGTTCCTTCAGAACAAAATAAGACAAACAATGCTCCTGTAGGAACTATTGCTATTGACTCTATTTTTACCCCTATTAAGAAAGTACAATACAGTATTGAAAATTATCGTGTAGAGCAAAAAACAGACTACGAAAAACTTGTATTAGATATAGAAACTGATGGCTCAATCAGCCCTCAGAATGCTTTAACAGAAGCTTCTAAGATATTAATTTATCACTTCATGTTGTTCTCTGATGAGAGAATCACGTTGGAGACTGAAGCAGTAAAAGCATCTATCCAATACGATGAAGAGACTCTTCACACAAGACAACTTCTTAAGTCTAAATTAGCAGATATGGATCTTTCAGTAAGAGCCCTTAACTGTCTGAAAGCGGCTGAAGTCGAAACTCTTGGAGAACTGGTTTCTTACAGTAAGTCTGATTTGATGAAATTCAGAAATTTTGGTAAAAAATCTTTGACAGAACTAGAAGAATTAGTGCATTCAAAAGGTCTTAACTTCGGTTTCGACGTTGCAAAATATAAGTTAGACGCTGATAAATAA
- the rpmD gene encoding 50S ribosomal protein L30 yields MATIKVKQVRSAIGRTKTQKRTLEALGFKKLHQVVEHEATPSILGMIAAVSHLLEVQK; encoded by the coding sequence ATGGCAACAATTAAAGTAAAACAAGTAAGAAGCGCTATTGGTAGAACAAAAACCCAAAAGAGAACGCTTGAAGCATTAGGATTTAAGAAACTTCACCAAGTTGTAGAGCACGAAGCTACGCCTTCTATTTTAGGTATGATAGCTGCAGTTAGTCATTTACTTGAAGTTCAAAAATAA
- the rpsK gene encoding 30S ribosomal protein S11: MAKQSKVVKKRKVKVEAIGEAHIQASFNNIIISLTNKSGEVISWASAGKMGFRGSKKNTPFAAQMAAENCSNVAHEAGLRRVKVYVKGPGAGRESAIRTIHNSGIEVSEIIDVTPMPHNGCRPPKRRRV, translated from the coding sequence ATGGCAAAACAAAGTAAAGTAGTTAAAAAAAGAAAAGTAAAAGTTGAAGCTATTGGTGAAGCGCATATTCAAGCTTCTTTCAATAACATCATCATTTCTTTAACAAATAAAAGCGGAGAAGTTATCTCTTGGGCTTCTGCCGGTAAAATGGGATTCAGAGGTTCTAAAAAGAACACTCCTTTTGCTGCTCAAATGGCAGCTGAAAATTGCTCTAACGTAGCTCACGAAGCTGGATTAAGAAGAGTAAAGGTGTATGTGAAAGGTCCAGGTGCAGGTAGAGAATCTGCTATCAGAACAATTCACAATTCAGGTATTGAAGTTAGCGAAATTATTGACGTTACTCCTATGCCACACAATGGATGTAGACCACCAAAAAGAAGAAGAGTTTAA
- the rplQ gene encoding 50S ribosomal protein L17: MRHGKKFNHLGRTASHRSALLSNMACSLIEHKRINTTVAKAKALRVYVEPLLTKAKEDTTHNRRIVFSYLQSKEAVTELFRSVAPKIAERNGGYTRIIKTGFRQGDAADMALIELVDFNELYNPNAEEKKTTRRSRRATTAKKEAVVADAPKVEEKVEEPKAEATDSTEEKTEE, encoded by the coding sequence ATGAGACACGGTAAAAAATTCAATCACTTAGGAAGAACAGCTTCTCATAGAAGTGCTTTACTTTCTAATATGGCTTGTTCTCTAATTGAGCATAAAAGAATCAACACTACTGTAGCTAAAGCGAAAGCTTTAAGAGTATATGTTGAACCTCTATTAACAAAGGCAAAAGAAGATACTACACACAATAGAAGAATTGTTTTTTCATATCTTCAAAGTAAAGAAGCGGTTACTGAACTTTTCAGATCAGTAGCTCCTAAAATCGCAGAAAGAAACGGCGGATATACAAGAATCATCAAGACTGGTTTCAGACAAGGTGATGCTGCTGATATGGCTCTTATCGAGCTTGTTGATTTCAACGAACTTTACAATCCTAATGCTGAAGAGAAAAAGACTACTAGAAGAAGTAGAAGAGCTACAACTGCTAAAAAAGAAGCTGTAGTTGCTGATGCTCCTAAAGTAGAAGAAAAAGTTGAAGAGCCTAAGGCTGAAGCAACTGATTCTACAGAGGAAAAAACTGAGGAATAA
- the infA gene encoding translation initiation factor IF-1, translating into MAKQKHIEQDGVITEALSNAQFRVELENGHMLIAHISGKMRMHYIKLLPGDKVKLEMSPYDLTKGRITFRY; encoded by the coding sequence ATGGCAAAACAAAAACATATTGAACAAGACGGCGTTATAACGGAAGCACTTTCGAACGCTCAGTTCCGTGTAGAGCTAGAAAATGGGCATATGCTTATCGCTCATATTTCTGGTAAAATGAGAATGCATTATATTAAACTTTTACCTGGTGATAAGGTAAAACTAGAAATGTCTCCCTATGATTTGACAAAAGGGAGAATTACTTTTAGATATTAA
- the rpmJ gene encoding 50S ribosomal protein L36 → MKVRASIKKRSADCKIVRRKGVLFVINKKNPKFKQRQG, encoded by the coding sequence ATGAAAGTTAGAGCATCAATCAAAAAAAGAAGTGCTGATTGCAAGATCGTACGCAGAAAAGGTGTACTATTTGTGATCAACAAGAAGAACCCAAAATTTAAACAAAGACAAGGCTAA
- the rplO gene encoding 50S ribosomal protein L15: MNLNNIKPAAGSTFSSKRIGRGQGSGKGGTSTKGHKGQKARAGYSQKIGFEGGQMPLQRRLPKFGFKNVNRKEFRAINLDDIQTLIDTKSVTGDITKEVLVQNGLATKNESVKIMGRGELKSAVSISADKFTKSALELISKAGGQAITL; this comes from the coding sequence ATGAATTTAAACAACATAAAACCTGCTGCAGGTTCTACTTTTAGTTCAAAAAGAATTGGTAGAGGACAAGGTAGTGGAAAAGGAGGTACTTCTACGAAAGGTCACAAAGGACAGAAAGCAAGAGCTGGTTATTCTCAGAAGATCGGTTTTGAAGGAGGTCAGATGCCTTTACAAAGAAGATTACCGAAATTCGGTTTCAAAAATGTAAACAGAAAAGAATTTAGAGCTATTAACCTAGACGATATTCAAACTTTAATTGATACTAAATCTGTAACAGGAGATATTACAAAAGAAGTTTTGGTACAAAACGGTTTAGCTACTAAAAACGAATCAGTGAAAATTATGGGTAGAGGAGAATTGAAATCTGCGGTTTCAATTTCTGCTGATAAATTTACTAAATCTGCATTAGAGCTGATCTCTAAAGCAGGTGGACAAGCAATTACATTATAA
- a CDS encoding T9SS type A sorting domain-containing protein, with the protein MKKTLLFILLQFCVLVFSQVPTLDWQLTTPFIRQEQVKKMEILPDGSYLAHKDNDNNDLIITENNGKTWRQINDNSKTVADFTIHNNKGYAIIGGDLRITDPKFSTAGVSYPLPTNTQTIFVLNDSTIFIGSDNSRIHKSTNGGATWVSYIVPTVYQDKIMSVFFTDANTGFCVSDATVGNSFIFKTTNGGQTWVKMNTSSVEFSKIVFKDSMNGIATKYGGNPLYTLDGGNTWNEAAGVGTLNDIKLYNNEYIAIGNPNKLYKTATGESWTNTGDMYPPVFHVFTCLATHPDFVLVGTNNETGSSQLRHTIFKSTNLLNWNPLNIKWIYWALYNQAYASEKLAIVPFSYFSQDKGYSWEASRNDFPAGAMNILPDGRGIAIGRSTSQFWKTIDNGLTWTEAISPNTRLTIPAMKPNGDFAIANLGTNSNQFTGYISTYSAAGGWTPPVSVEWEVSSMKFIDNNVGFLVQREKVMKTVDGGLTWTAVTNYPGAIIDARNIVFGNSSRVYIGKYYTTNLGATWTAVPSPMSFFKDYEIFSDGTGYAMDLYRDIYKTTNFGASWQKIITTQLLATPGSTINKVAFAKNYMVAVGSTGFYVLDLVTGNLSTNDPKLEVNNKMRIYPNPTSSILFFDIKDKIKSIIVFDISGRIFKNIENVKQSSIDISDLEKGNYFVKIITEDKTYLEKVIKK; encoded by the coding sequence ATGAAAAAAACTTTACTTTTTATTTTATTACAGTTTTGCGTGTTAGTTTTCAGTCAGGTACCCACATTAGACTGGCAACTTACTACTCCTTTCATAAGACAGGAGCAGGTAAAAAAAATGGAAATCTTACCGGATGGCAGCTATTTAGCGCATAAGGATAACGATAATAATGATTTAATTATCACCGAAAACAATGGCAAAACATGGAGACAGATTAATGATAATTCAAAAACTGTCGCCGACTTTACGATTCATAATAACAAAGGGTATGCTATCATAGGAGGTGATCTTAGAATTACAGATCCCAAGTTTTCTACTGCGGGAGTTTCTTACCCGCTTCCTACAAATACTCAGACAATTTTTGTATTGAATGACAGCACTATATTCATAGGCTCGGATAATAGCAGAATACATAAATCTACCAACGGAGGGGCAACATGGGTTAGCTATATTGTTCCAACAGTATATCAGGATAAAATCATGAGTGTATTTTTTACTGATGCAAATACTGGATTTTGTGTTTCGGATGCAACGGTTGGAAACAGTTTTATTTTTAAAACGACTAATGGTGGGCAGACATGGGTGAAGATGAATACAAGTTCTGTGGAATTTAGCAAGATTGTATTTAAAGATTCAATGAATGGAATTGCTACAAAATATGGTGGAAACCCTCTATATACTTTAGATGGTGGAAATACTTGGAATGAAGCTGCAGGCGTTGGAACCTTAAATGATATTAAATTGTATAACAATGAATATATTGCCATAGGAAATCCTAATAAATTATACAAAACTGCTACTGGAGAATCTTGGACAAATACAGGAGATATGTATCCTCCAGTTTTTCATGTTTTTACTTGTCTTGCGACTCATCCTGATTTTGTTCTTGTGGGAACAAATAATGAAACAGGTAGTAGCCAATTACGCCATACCATTTTTAAAAGTACTAATTTGCTGAATTGGAATCCTTTAAATATTAAATGGATCTACTGGGCACTTTACAATCAGGCTTATGCAAGTGAAAAATTAGCAATAGTACCTTTTAGTTATTTTTCTCAAGACAAAGGTTATTCTTGGGAGGCTTCGAGAAATGATTTCCCTGCAGGAGCAATGAATATATTACCTGATGGGAGAGGTATTGCTATAGGAAGAAGTACATCTCAATTTTGGAAAACAATTGATAATGGACTAACTTGGACGGAAGCTATATCTCCTAATACAAGATTAACCATCCCGGCTATGAAACCCAATGGAGATTTTGCAATTGCCAATTTGGGAACCAATTCCAACCAATTTACAGGATATATCTCAACATATTCTGCTGCGGGTGGATGGACTCCGCCGGTGAGCGTTGAATGGGAAGTTTCTTCCATGAAATTTATTGATAATAACGTAGGTTTTCTTGTGCAGCGAGAAAAAGTGATGAAAACTGTAGATGGTGGACTGACATGGACGGCCGTTACCAATTATCCCGGAGCAATAATAGATGCAAGGAATATTGTCTTTGGAAACTCTTCAAGAGTATACATTGGTAAATATTATACAACGAACTTAGGAGCTACATGGACGGCTGTACCTTCGCCAATGTCATTTTTTAAAGATTATGAAATTTTTTCGGACGGCACAGGATATGCTATGGATCTCTATAGAGATATTTATAAAACAACCAATTTTGGAGCATCTTGGCAGAAAATTATAACAACACAATTGTTGGCTACACCAGGCAGTACGATTAACAAAGTTGCTTTTGCTAAAAATTATATGGTAGCAGTAGGGTCAACAGGTTTCTATGTATTAGACCTGGTAACGGGTAATCTTTCTACCAACGATCCTAAATTAGAAGTAAATAATAAAATGAGGATTTATCCTAATCCTACTTCTTCAATATTATTTTTTGACATAAAAGATAAAATAAAAAGTATCATTGTATTTGATATTTCCGGAAGGATTTTCAAAAATATTGAGAATGTAAAACAAAGCTCAATTGATATTTCTGATTTAGAAAAAGGAAATTATTTTGTGAAAATAATTACTGAAGATAAGACGTACTTAGAAAAAGTCATTAAGAAATAA
- the rpsD gene encoding 30S ribosomal protein S4 has product MARYIGPKTKIARKFGAAIYGDDKNFEKRKNQPPGQHGPNKRRGAKKSEYAVQLAEKQKAKYTYGILERQFANLFDKAHRSKGVTGEVLLQLCESRLDNVVYRLGFAKTRAGARQLTSHRHITVNGEILNIPSYLVKAGDVIAVREKSKSLEVVTDSLAAKANYEWLQFNDEKKEGTFISAPERIQIPEDIKEQLIVELYSK; this is encoded by the coding sequence ATGGCAAGATATATTGGACCTAAAACTAAGATTGCTAGAAAGTTTGGTGCTGCAATCTACGGAGATGATAAAAACTTCGAAAAGAGAAAAAACCAACCGCCAGGACAACATGGTCCTAACAAAAGAAGAGGTGCTAAAAAATCAGAATATGCAGTTCAGTTAGCTGAAAAACAAAAAGCTAAATATACTTACGGTATTTTAGAAAGACAGTTTGCAAATTTATTCGATAAAGCACACAGAAGTAAAGGTGTAACAGGTGAAGTTCTATTACAGCTTTGTGAATCAAGATTGGATAACGTAGTATACAGATTAGGTTTTGCTAAAACCAGAGCTGGTGCTAGACAGTTAACTTCTCACAGACACATCACTGTGAATGGTGAGATCCTTAACATCCCTTCTTATTTAGTAAAAGCTGGTGATGTAATCGCTGTAAGAGAAAAATCTAAGTCTCTTGAAGTTGTTACTGACTCATTGGCTGCTAAAGCAAATTATGAGTGGTTACAATTCAACGATGAGAAGAAAGAAGGTACTTTCATCTCTGCTCCTGAGAGAATCCAAATTCCGGAAGACATCAAGGAACAGCTTATCGTCGAACTTTACTCTAAATAA
- the rpsM gene encoding 30S ribosomal protein S13, producing MARIAGIDLPKNKRGVIGLTYIYGVGRSTSSEILKVAGISEDKKVNEWNDDELAAIRNYITENVKVEGELRSEVQLNIKRLMDIGCQRGIRHRLGLPLRGQRTKNNSRTRKGKRKTVANKKKASK from the coding sequence ATGGCGAGAATTGCAGGTATTGATTTACCAAAAAACAAAAGAGGCGTTATCGGTTTAACTTATATTTACGGAGTTGGAAGAAGTACTTCTTCTGAAATCCTTAAAGTAGCCGGTATTAGCGAAGATAAGAAAGTCAACGAATGGAATGACGATGAATTGGCTGCAATCAGAAATTATATTACTGAAAACGTAAAAGTTGAAGGTGAGTTAAGATCTGAAGTGCAATTGAACATCAAGAGATTGATGGACATAGGATGCCAACGAGGAATACGTCACAGACTAGGACTACCTTTAAGAGGCCAGAGAACGAAAAACAACTCTAGAACCCGTAAAGGAAAGAGAAAAACAGTTGCTAACAAGAAAAAAGCAAGTAAATAA
- the secY gene encoding preprotein translocase subunit SecY: MKEFIQTLKNIWSLKELRDKILFTLGIILVYRFASYISLPAINLAEVGDLLEHYKNQGGNKQGAGLLGLLSSFTGGAFSHASVMALGIMPYISASIIVQLMGMAIPYLQKLQKDGESGRNTLNQITRWLTIGVCLVQAPSYLTSITQLFLPYAQFQSAYYVEPNSIMFWLPSIVILVAGSVFAMWLGEKITDKGIGNGISILIMVGILSRLPEAFVQEMAVQNGKGGMGSIMILIEVIFWMLVVLLAVVLSVAVRKIPIQYVSRAQARGGVNRNLMQGARQWIPLKVNAAGVMPIIFAQALMFVPGLLTKFDESNTFLAGFKNVFSWQYNVLFALLIIIFSFFYTAITIPVNQMADDLKRNGGLVPKVRPGKETADYLDDILSKITLPGAIFLSIFAVLPAIVHGSFVQTDAFALFFGGTSLLIMVGVILDTVQQINTYLLNHHYDGLMQSKLSRTTGY, translated from the coding sequence ATGAAAGAATTTATACAAACCCTTAAGAATATTTGGAGCCTAAAGGAACTAAGAGATAAAATTCTCTTTACGTTAGGTATTATCCTTGTGTATAGATTCGCATCTTATATCTCGTTGCCTGCAATTAACCTTGCAGAAGTAGGGGATCTCTTAGAGCATTATAAAAATCAAGGCGGTAACAAGCAAGGAGCAGGTCTCCTTGGCTTGCTTTCGTCGTTTACGGGTGGGGCTTTCAGTCACGCTTCCGTAATGGCGTTAGGTATCATGCCTTATATTTCAGCTTCTATTATTGTTCAGTTGATGGGGATGGCTATTCCTTATCTTCAGAAACTTCAGAAAGATGGAGAGTCCGGTAGAAATACATTGAATCAAATTACTAGATGGTTAACAATTGGGGTTTGTCTTGTACAGGCACCTTCTTATTTAACTTCTATTACTCAATTATTCTTACCATATGCTCAGTTCCAGTCTGCATATTATGTAGAGCCAAATTCTATTATGTTCTGGTTACCAAGTATTGTTATACTTGTTGCCGGATCAGTATTTGCAATGTGGCTAGGTGAGAAAATTACTGACAAAGGAATCGGAAATGGTATTTCTATCCTTATTATGGTTGGTATCTTATCTAGACTTCCAGAAGCATTTGTACAGGAAATGGCCGTGCAGAACGGAAAAGGAGGAATGGGATCTATCATGATCCTTATTGAAGTGATATTCTGGATGTTGGTAGTTCTTTTAGCAGTCGTCCTCTCGGTCGCTGTTAGAAAAATTCCAATTCAATATGTAAGCAGAGCTCAAGCAAGAGGAGGTGTAAATAGAAATCTTATGCAAGGAGCAAGACAATGGATTCCATTGAAAGTTAATGCTGCCGGGGTTATGCCGATTATCTTTGCTCAGGCATTGATGTTCGTACCTGGTTTATTAACCAAATTCGATGAGTCTAATACTTTTCTTGCAGGTTTCAAGAATGTTTTTAGCTGGCAGTACAATGTATTGTTTGCGCTATTAATTATTATCTTCTCATTTTTCTATACTGCAATTACTATTCCGGTAAACCAAATGGCTGATGATTTGAAGAGAAATGGAGGTTTAGTACCGAAAGTAAGACCCGGTAAAGAGACAGCTGATTATTTAGATGATATTTTATCAAAAATTACCTTGCCAGGTGCAATATTTTTATCTATCTTTGCAGTCCTTCCAGCAATTGTGCATGGAAGCTTTGTTCAGACAGATGCGTTCGCCCTATTTTTCGGGGGAACATCACTATTGATTATGGTGGGAGTTATTTTGGATACAGTTCAACAGATTAATACATATCTGCTGAACCATCACTATGATGGCTTAATGCAGTCTAAACTGTCAAGAACGACTGGATATTAA
- the rplR gene encoding 50S ribosomal protein L18, producing the protein MALSKVEKRIRIKRRVRGKISGSSELPRLSVYKSNKEIYAQLIDDKDGKTLVSASSRDKGVDAKGTKSEVSAAVGKAIAAKAVAAGIGAIVFDRNGFVYHGRVKALADGAREGGLKF; encoded by the coding sequence ATGGCATTAAGTAAAGTAGAAAAAAGAATAAGAATAAAAAGAAGAGTAAGAGGAAAAATCTCTGGATCTTCTGAATTGCCAAGATTATCTGTATATAAAAGTAATAAGGAAATTTACGCTCAGTTAATCGACGACAAAGACGGTAAAACTTTAGTATCTGCTTCTTCTAGAGATAAAGGAGTTGACGCTAAAGGTACAAAAAGTGAAGTTTCTGCCGCTGTTGGTAAAGCTATTGCTGCTAAAGCAGTTGCTGCAGGAATTGGAGCTATTGTATTTGATAGAAACGGTTTCGTATACCACGGTAGAGTGAAAGCTCTAGCTGATGGTGCGAGAGAAGGAGGACTTAAATTCTAA
- the rplF gene encoding 50S ribosomal protein L6 — protein sequence MSRIGKAIITIPAGITVTEKDGVVTVKGPKGELTQELTEGITLEQNDGVLTFSRPSDSKQHRALHGLYRALINNMILGTAEGFTKKLELVGVGYRASHTGQKLELALGFSHGIVLELPKEVIIDTLTEKGKNPIITLTSHDKQLLGMVSAKIRSFRKPEPYKGKGVRFVGEIVRRKAGKSA from the coding sequence ATGTCAAGAATTGGTAAAGCAATTATAACAATTCCCGCTGGAATTACTGTCACTGAAAAAGACGGTGTGGTAACTGTAAAAGGTCCTAAAGGAGAACTTACTCAGGAGCTTACAGAAGGAATTACTTTAGAACAAAACGATGGTGTGCTTACATTCAGCAGACCGTCTGATTCTAAGCAACACAGAGCGCTACACGGTTTATACCGAGCGTTGATCAATAACATGATTTTGGGAACTGCTGAAGGTTTCACAAAAAAGTTAGAACTAGTAGGGGTAGGATACAGAGCGTCACACACAGGTCAAAAACTTGAGTTAGCTTTAGGATTCTCTCACGGTATCGTTTTAGAACTTCCAAAAGAAGTAATAATCGACACATTGACTGAAAAAGGTAAAAACCCAATTATTACTTTAACGTCTCATGACAAGCAACTTCTAGGAATGGTTTCTGCAAAGATCCGTTCATTCAGAAAGCCTGAGCCATACAAAGGAAAAGGTGTAAGATTCGTAGGAGAAATTGTTAGACGTAAAGCTGGTAAATCTGCTTAA
- the rpsE gene encoding 30S ribosomal protein S5, which produces MLGLDNIERVKPGGLELKDRLVSVNRVTKVTKGGRAFGFSAIVVVGNEEGVIGYGLGKSKEVASAIAKAVEDAKKNLVKVPVMNHTIPHQTTARYGGADIFLRPASHGTGLIAGGAVRAVLESAGIHDILSKSKGSSNPHNVVKATFKALLDIRRPEEIARMRGVSLSKVFNG; this is translated from the coding sequence ATGTTAGGACTAGATAATATAGAAAGAGTAAAACCGGGAGGATTAGAATTAAAAGATCGTCTCGTATCAGTTAACAGAGTAACTAAAGTAACAAAAGGTGGTAGAGCTTTCGGGTTTTCTGCTATCGTTGTTGTTGGAAATGAAGAAGGAGTTATTGGTTACGGTTTAGGTAAATCTAAAGAGGTTGCTTCTGCAATTGCTAAAGCAGTTGAAGACGCTAAGAAAAACCTTGTTAAAGTACCTGTAATGAACCATACAATCCCTCACCAGACTACTGCTAGATACGGTGGTGCAGATATCTTCTTGAGACCTGCTTCTCACGGTACAGGACTTATTGCAGGTGGTGCAGTAAGAGCGGTATTGGAGTCTGCTGGTATTCACGATATCCTTTCAAAATCTAAAGGATCTTCTAACCCTCACAACGTAGTGAAAGCTACTTTCAAAGCGTTGTTAGACATCAGAAGACCTGAAGAAATTGCAAGAATGAGAGGAGTTTCTCTAAGTAAAGTGTTTAACGGTTAA